From one Burkholderia pyrrocinia genomic stretch:
- a CDS encoding DUF3096 domain-containing protein yields MHILTTAGPLVSLIAGILILVVPRLLNYIVAIYLIVIGLLGLFGGHIH; encoded by the coding sequence ATGCACATCCTCACGACCGCGGGCCCGCTGGTTTCGCTGATCGCCGGCATTCTGATTCTTGTGGTGCCCCGTTTGTTGAACTACATCGTTGCGATCTACCTGATCGTCATCGGGTTGCTCGGGCTGTTCGGCGGACATATCCACTGA
- a CDS encoding YSC84-related protein: MQRRTFLWGTPGSILAIGLAVSGCTTTGTSDASGHQTDKRHTIDAGVDSTLARLYTTAKGSRELVGKARGVLVFPSVIAAGLFVGGQYGEGSLRVAGSTVGYYSTTTGSIGLQIGAQSKAIIFLFMTEDALGRFRNSEGWSVGGDASVAVLKIGANGNVDTSTATAPIEAFVLTNNGLMAGVTLEGTKVTRLKSL; the protein is encoded by the coding sequence ATGCAGCGACGAACATTTCTATGGGGTACGCCGGGATCGATCCTGGCTATCGGCCTCGCGGTCTCGGGATGCACGACGACCGGCACATCCGACGCCAGCGGCCACCAGACCGACAAACGCCACACCATCGATGCAGGCGTCGACTCGACCCTTGCGCGCCTTTACACGACCGCCAAAGGGTCGCGTGAACTCGTCGGCAAGGCACGCGGCGTGCTGGTATTCCCGTCAGTCATCGCGGCCGGCCTCTTCGTCGGCGGCCAGTACGGCGAAGGCTCGCTGCGCGTTGCCGGCAGCACGGTCGGGTACTACAGCACCACCACCGGCTCGATCGGGCTGCAGATCGGTGCGCAATCGAAAGCCATCATTTTCCTGTTCATGACCGAGGATGCGCTTGGTCGCTTCCGTAACAGCGAAGGCTGGTCGGTGGGCGGCGACGCGTCGGTGGCAGTACTGAAAATCGGCGCGAACGGCAACGTCGACACCAGCACCGCGACCGCGCCGATCGAAGCGTTCGTGCTGACGAACAACGGGTTGATGGCCGGCGTCACGCTCGAAGGCACGAAGGTCACCCGGCTCAAGTCGCTGTAA
- a CDS encoding CsbD family protein — MNRDQVRGRIAEAKGRLKEMVGRVMGNRSTRMQGKVEQVVGKTQASFGDAKEQFRKRP; from the coding sequence ATGAACAGGGATCAGGTGAGAGGTCGCATCGCGGAAGCGAAAGGCAGACTGAAGGAAATGGTCGGCAGGGTCATGGGAAATCGATCGACCAGAATGCAGGGCAAGGTCGAGCAGGTCGTCGGGAAGACACAAGCGTCATTCGGTGACGCGAAAGAGCAGTTCAGGAAGCGGCCGTAG
- a CDS encoding fatty acid desaturase has product MSAFLLNGELRLSWWQLAWVVFALTHVTIISVTVYLHRCQAHRALDLHPCVSHFFRLWLWLTTGMLTLQWVAVHRKHHARSETPEDPHSPRTRGLATVLLRGAELYREEVRNEETLRRYGSGTPDDWLERHVYARYPNLGVGLLAVIDVGLFGLPGVAAWAIQMMWIPFWAGGVINGCGHFSGYRNFATSDASTNLFPLGILIGGEELHNNHHAYVTSARLSNRWFEFDIGWLYIRLLAALKLATVRRVATKPRLLPNKEVVDDATLQAVIRNRHAVIAAYARMLEPACRRELRRIKDMSRDDKRAFALGMKRWLRQAWGHQGKPDLRALTSPNANRRIRVYMDMYEALLELWTWSHASHEQLLVQLQDWCRCAEQSGIKAIADFSMRLRRYA; this is encoded by the coding sequence ATGTCGGCATTTCTCCTGAACGGCGAGCTGAGGCTGTCCTGGTGGCAGCTTGCGTGGGTCGTGTTCGCGCTCACGCATGTCACCATCATCAGCGTGACGGTGTATCTGCACCGCTGTCAGGCGCATCGGGCGCTGGATCTGCACCCGTGCGTCAGCCACTTCTTCCGGCTCTGGCTGTGGTTGACGACCGGCATGCTGACCCTGCAGTGGGTCGCCGTGCATCGCAAGCATCACGCGAGAAGCGAGACCCCGGAAGATCCGCATAGCCCGCGAACCCGCGGCCTCGCGACCGTGCTGCTGCGCGGCGCGGAACTGTACCGTGAGGAAGTGCGGAACGAGGAAACGCTGCGCCGATATGGATCGGGTACGCCGGACGACTGGCTCGAGCGCCACGTCTATGCCCGCTATCCGAATCTCGGCGTCGGGCTGCTGGCCGTGATCGACGTCGGGCTGTTCGGGCTGCCCGGCGTGGCGGCGTGGGCGATCCAGATGATGTGGATTCCGTTCTGGGCCGGCGGTGTGATCAACGGTTGCGGCCACTTCAGCGGCTATCGGAATTTCGCGACGTCCGATGCGAGCACCAACCTTTTCCCGCTGGGCATTCTGATCGGCGGCGAAGAGCTGCACAACAATCACCACGCATACGTGACGTCCGCCAGGCTGTCGAACCGCTGGTTCGAGTTCGACATCGGCTGGCTGTACATCCGCCTGCTGGCGGCGTTGAAACTGGCGACCGTTCGGCGAGTCGCAACGAAGCCGCGCCTGCTCCCGAACAAGGAAGTGGTCGACGACGCAACGCTGCAAGCGGTCATCCGCAACCGGCATGCGGTGATCGCCGCCTATGCGCGCATGCTCGAACCCGCCTGCCGGCGGGAGCTGCGCCGCATCAAGGACATGAGCCGCGACGACAAGCGCGCGTTCGCGCTCGGCATGAAACGCTGGCTGCGCCAGGCGTGGGGCCATCAGGGCAAGCCCGATCTGCGCGCGCTGACGAGCCCCAATGCCAACCGGCGAATACGCGTGTACATGGACATGTACGAGGCGTTGCTCGAGCTATGGACGTGGTCACACGCATCGCACGAGCAATTGCTGGTTCAGTTGCAGGATTGGTGCCGTTGCGCGGAGCAGAGCGGCATCAAGGCGATCGCGGATTTCTCGATGCGCCTGCGCCGGTATGCGTGA
- a CDS encoding glycine zipper 2TM domain-containing protein, translating into MRKLHSVAVEMAVVTMTIAVLAGCGGMSRRGTDTVIGAGVGGVAGAVLTGGSALGTVGGAAVGGVVGNQVGK; encoded by the coding sequence ATGAGAAAGCTACATTCCGTGGCAGTCGAGATGGCGGTAGTCACCATGACGATTGCGGTGCTGGCGGGTTGCGGCGGTATGTCTCGCCGCGGAACGGATACCGTGATCGGGGCGGGTGTCGGCGGTGTTGCCGGTGCGGTCCTGACGGGCGGCAGTGCATTGGGCACGGTGGGCGGCGCGGCCGTCGGCGGCGTTGTCGGCAACCAGGTCGGGAAATAG
- a CDS encoding GH36-type glycosyl hydrolase domain-containing protein yields MSRRRTSPWSNARPIREEFFGEERLAQHADSLARAQKVLPGVASGPSLATRLKDNADHLLKAYRNTVAADARGEEITPAAEWLLDNYYLVAEQVRQIRDDLSPRYYRQLPKLSNGPFAGYPRVFGINWSFVAHTDSRFDPDALCRFMLAYQAVEPLTIGELWAVAITLRIVLIENLRRLADQIIDDRRARLDADALADRLLGEGGQARVEAEPLVARYEQAVLHDAFAVQLIQRLHDHDPAVAPALAWLHRHLAARGATPDQIVASVNQQQGAASLTVRNVITSMRLISEVDWTDLFERISLVDQVLRNHPGFAEMDFPTRNLYRDAVEALARGAPVSELEIARRVVADAAAQGASGAPAAGAVPDRETDPGYYLLADGRAALEAEIGYRPPVALWLRRLTRHAGLGGYLGRIGLIVALLLAGMLAWLARVEPPGHWMIWLGLAGLLPALDAAVALVNRGVMRDVGAKILPGLALLDGIPPGLRTMVAVPVLLTTDAALAEQIEQLEIHHLASPNGALYFALLSDWVDAPTPHADSDDGLLASAAAGIDRLNRLYPAAPGEGERFLLLHRKRVWNDGERCWMGWERKRGKLHELNRLLRGASDTTFIALEGRPPRVPPDVRYVITLDADTRLLRDTVRRLVGKMAHPLNRPVFDSASRCIVGGYGILQPRVTSSLASGDEGSLFQRVSSSAHGIDPYVSAVSDVYQDLFDEGSYAGKGIYDVDAFEAVLAGRVPENTVLSHDLFEGIFARAGLASDIEVVEASPSRYDVAASRLHRWARGDWQLLPWLIFGHESLTAVGRWKMLDNLRRTLTAPAMLVALLAGWMQPLPVSLAWSAFALVTIALPFLLPVLSGLVPRWRRTHVKMTTHSVLHAWATELQFALTRFGLSIVMLPQQAWSMGDAIARTLFRVGISRRHLLEWTTAAEAGARDRRTLVLTYLQMRGGVTLALLGAAASLMAGWRFDRHAGWLAVPFTLVWLAAPAIAYWLSRAPRPAGELAVAPHDARQLRRDARRTWRYFETFVTADDQMLPLDNFQEDPKPVVAHRTSPTNIGLYLLSAVSAREFGWLGTLDAVSRLEATFATMRLMSRYRGHFYNWYDTRDLRPLEPKYVSSVDSGNLAGHLIALGNGCRAWANQPAGVGWQAAYDGIGDTLALLRKAVCRDGDARTTLHGEFERAATELEETLAAPAGEDGAPDGRAAPEWPAITILAATVADVARALMDDVGRVRGGDVDDVLFWAQALEHAVQGHCRDATRTSDEADVLNKRLHALADTALQMAYAMEFGFLLDPVRNLLSIGYAVAEGRLDPGNYDLLASEARLASFVAIAKGDVPARHWFRLGRLATPIGHGAALISWSGSMFEYLMPSLVMRAPDSSLLARTNHLVVRRQIAYGDGLRLPWGMSESAYNTRDIELTYQYSSFGVPELGLKRDLDQNLVVAPYATALAAMVAPDAAARNFERLRAAGACGRFGFYEALDYTPARVPEGMPVAIVRAFMAHHQGMSIVSIANALLGGRIRTFFHAEPAVRATELLLQERVPGRVAAGRPRVDASPAGRMHGIDAGVARRLLSANDPAPVTHLLSNGRYAVMLTSAGSGYSRRDDLAVTRWREDATRDDWGSYLYLRDAESGDVWSATWQPTGVVPDSYEVTFTEDRAEFVRRDGTLTTSVEVVVSAEDDAEVRRVSVANSGTRARVIEFTSYAEIVLAPPAADHAHPAFSKLFIETEYVPASGAILATRRKRAPNEAEVWAAHLAVTSGETVGAEEFDTDRLRFIGRGRSVRLPLALAEQRALSASEGAVLDAAFALRQRLRIEPGAKASIVYWTIVADSRAQLLDLVDKHRDGESFARAAMLAWTQAQVQLRHSAVSLDEAALFQQLAGYMLYSDASMRPGSAALLRHATAVSAAGGVGASPLWTHGVSGDLPILLVRIDDIEHIAMVRQLIRAHEYWRMKRLEVDLVIINERAASYVQDLQAALEGLVRTRQPPDEAGRGSIFVLREDLMAAASRALFPSVARAVLAARNGRLVDQLRRLAGSPLPARPDAARAPLPPPAWLPPKGAQAGAGLEYFNGIGGFARGGREYVVILQPGQCTPMPWVNVIANPSCGFLTSAEGGGYTWVTNSREHPLTPWSNDPVTDPPSEVFYVRDDETGMRWGPQAGSIGDDAPGATAFVASHGQGYSRFVHTAAEVAVELLQFVPLADPVKISRLTLRNLSDRPRRLSVATYAEWALGASRSVAAPHTASEIDPPTGALFARNDWSQAYRGRVAFADLCGLQTSWSADRREFIGRNGVLSDPAGFPGRVGASPLSGRVGAGLDPCAALQTTVDLEPGGVVEVVLLLGEGADAAAARQLIEHYRQAEIDAIFAAVTAFWDETLGAIQVETPDRAMDLMLNRWLLYQTLSCRIWARAGFYQASGAYGFRDQLQDGMALAVARPDLTREHLLRAAARQFPEGDTQHWWLPESGSGVRTRISDDRVWLAHAVAHYVDVSGDRAILDASIPFIDGRPLAADEQDAFFIPRISETSASLFEHCVRGLESSLAQVGEHGLPLIGTGDWNDGMNRVGEAGRGESVWLGWFLHATLTAFAPLATAHGSGELAARWLTRAGALRDALADAGWDGEWYRRGYFDDGTPLGSAGNAECSIDAIAQSWSVLSAAADPARAAQAMDALEARLIRRDDGLALLFAPPFDRSPVDPGYIKGYPPGIRENGGQYTHAATWSVLAFAQMGDGDRAAKLFALLNPVNRSRTRSGANRYRVEPYVVAADVYSVAPHVGRGGWTWYTGSAGWLYRAGVEGLLGLRRHGDMLSIQPCIPRSWPGFRATLRHGASHYDIVVENPDDVSGGVSRLVVDGVRLAAGEAAVRLVDDGRRHSVVVTLGTVQAVLM; encoded by the coding sequence ATGTCGCGACGCCGGACATCGCCATGGAGCAATGCCCGGCCGATCCGCGAGGAGTTCTTCGGCGAGGAGCGACTGGCGCAGCATGCGGACAGCCTGGCCCGCGCGCAGAAGGTGTTGCCCGGGGTGGCCTCGGGCCCCTCGCTGGCCACACGGCTGAAGGACAACGCGGATCATCTGCTGAAGGCCTACCGGAACACGGTGGCCGCAGACGCGCGCGGCGAGGAAATCACGCCCGCGGCAGAGTGGCTGCTCGACAACTACTATCTTGTCGCGGAACAGGTGCGGCAAATCCGCGACGATCTTTCCCCTCGCTATTACCGGCAACTGCCCAAACTCAGCAACGGTCCGTTCGCCGGTTATCCGCGCGTGTTCGGGATCAACTGGTCGTTCGTCGCGCATACCGACAGTCGTTTCGATCCCGATGCGCTATGCCGTTTCATGCTGGCCTATCAGGCCGTGGAACCGCTGACGATCGGCGAACTGTGGGCGGTGGCGATCACGCTGAGGATCGTGCTGATCGAAAACCTGCGGCGCCTCGCGGATCAGATCATCGACGACCGGCGCGCGCGGCTCGACGCCGATGCGCTCGCGGATCGCCTGCTCGGCGAAGGCGGGCAGGCGCGGGTGGAGGCGGAGCCGCTCGTCGCCCGTTATGAGCAGGCCGTATTGCACGATGCGTTCGCGGTGCAGTTGATTCAGCGGCTGCATGACCACGATCCGGCCGTCGCGCCGGCACTGGCGTGGCTGCATCGGCACCTGGCGGCGCGCGGCGCGACGCCGGACCAGATCGTCGCCTCCGTCAACCAACAGCAGGGTGCCGCCAGCCTGACCGTGCGCAACGTGATCACCAGCATGCGGCTGATTTCGGAGGTGGACTGGACCGATCTGTTCGAGCGCATCAGCCTGGTCGATCAGGTGCTGCGCAACCACCCGGGCTTCGCGGAGATGGATTTCCCCACGCGCAACCTGTATCGCGACGCGGTCGAAGCGCTTGCCCGCGGCGCGCCCGTCAGCGAGCTCGAGATTGCCCGCCGCGTCGTCGCCGATGCGGCGGCGCAGGGTGCGAGCGGCGCGCCGGCCGCCGGCGCGGTGCCGGACCGCGAGACGGACCCCGGTTACTACTTGCTGGCGGACGGCCGCGCCGCGCTCGAAGCCGAGATCGGCTATCGGCCGCCCGTTGCGTTGTGGTTGCGGCGCCTGACACGCCACGCCGGTCTCGGCGGCTATCTCGGCCGTATCGGGCTGATCGTCGCGCTGCTGCTGGCGGGCATGCTGGCGTGGCTCGCGCGCGTCGAACCGCCCGGCCACTGGATGATCTGGCTCGGCCTCGCCGGCCTGCTGCCCGCGCTGGATGCCGCGGTCGCGCTCGTCAATCGCGGCGTGATGCGCGATGTCGGCGCGAAGATCCTGCCCGGTCTCGCATTGCTCGACGGCATCCCGCCGGGCCTGCGCACCATGGTCGCAGTGCCGGTGCTGCTGACGACGGATGCAGCGCTCGCCGAGCAGATCGAGCAACTGGAAATTCATCACCTTGCGAGCCCCAACGGGGCGCTTTACTTCGCGTTGCTCTCCGACTGGGTGGATGCGCCGACCCCGCACGCGGACAGCGACGACGGGCTGCTGGCATCCGCGGCGGCGGGCATCGACCGGTTGAATCGCCTCTATCCGGCGGCACCGGGCGAAGGCGAGCGCTTTCTGCTGCTGCACCGCAAGCGCGTGTGGAACGACGGCGAACGGTGCTGGATGGGCTGGGAGCGCAAGCGCGGCAAGCTGCACGAGCTGAACCGGTTGCTGCGCGGGGCGTCGGACACGACGTTCATCGCGCTGGAAGGCCGGCCGCCGCGCGTGCCGCCGGACGTGCGCTACGTGATCACGCTCGATGCCGATACGCGGCTGCTGCGCGATACGGTGCGCCGCCTGGTCGGCAAGATGGCGCACCCGCTCAACCGGCCGGTATTCGACTCGGCGAGCCGGTGCATCGTCGGCGGCTACGGTATCCTTCAGCCGCGCGTCACGTCATCGCTCGCGAGCGGCGACGAAGGGTCGCTGTTCCAGCGCGTATCGTCGAGCGCGCACGGCATCGATCCCTACGTGTCGGCCGTTTCGGATGTCTATCAGGACCTGTTCGACGAAGGCTCCTATGCGGGCAAGGGCATCTACGACGTCGATGCGTTCGAGGCGGTGCTCGCCGGCCGCGTGCCGGAGAACACGGTGCTCAGTCACGATCTGTTCGAAGGCATATTCGCGCGGGCCGGGCTGGCGTCGGATATCGAGGTCGTCGAGGCGTCGCCGTCCCGCTACGACGTCGCGGCAAGCCGCCTGCACCGATGGGCGCGCGGCGACTGGCAGCTCCTGCCGTGGTTGATTTTCGGCCACGAATCGCTGACGGCGGTCGGCCGCTGGAAGATGCTGGACAACCTGCGCCGCACGCTTACGGCGCCCGCCATGCTGGTCGCGCTGCTGGCCGGATGGATGCAGCCGCTCCCCGTATCGCTTGCCTGGAGCGCGTTCGCGCTGGTGACGATCGCGCTGCCGTTCCTGTTGCCCGTATTGAGCGGACTGGTGCCGCGCTGGCGGCGCACGCACGTCAAGATGACCACGCACAGCGTGCTCCATGCGTGGGCGACGGAGCTGCAGTTCGCGTTGACGCGGTTCGGCCTGTCGATCGTCATGCTGCCGCAGCAGGCGTGGTCGATGGGCGACGCGATTGCGCGCACGCTGTTTCGCGTGGGGATCAGCCGTCGCCACCTGCTCGAATGGACCACGGCGGCCGAGGCAGGCGCGCGCGACCGGCGGACCCTGGTGCTCACGTATCTGCAGATGCGCGGCGGCGTGACGCTCGCGCTGCTTGGCGCGGCCGCCAGCCTGATGGCGGGCTGGCGCTTCGATCGTCATGCTGGCTGGCTGGCCGTTCCGTTCACGCTGGTCTGGCTCGCCGCGCCGGCGATCGCCTACTGGCTGAGCCGCGCACCGCGGCCGGCGGGCGAGCTGGCGGTGGCCCCGCACGATGCGCGCCAGCTGCGGCGCGACGCGCGCCGGACCTGGCGTTATTTCGAGACCTTCGTGACGGCCGACGATCAGATGCTGCCGCTGGACAATTTCCAGGAGGACCCGAAGCCCGTTGTCGCGCACCGGACTTCGCCCACCAATATCGGGCTGTACCTGCTGTCCGCCGTCAGCGCCCGCGAGTTCGGCTGGCTTGGCACGCTGGACGCGGTGTCGCGGCTGGAGGCGACCTTCGCGACGATGCGGCTGATGTCGCGCTATCGCGGTCATTTCTATAACTGGTACGACACGCGCGACCTGCGGCCCCTCGAGCCGAAGTATGTGTCGTCGGTCGACAGCGGCAATCTCGCTGGCCACCTGATCGCGCTCGGCAATGGTTGCCGCGCGTGGGCGAATCAGCCCGCCGGCGTGGGGTGGCAGGCCGCGTACGATGGGATCGGCGATACGCTCGCGCTGTTGCGCAAGGCCGTGTGCCGGGATGGCGATGCCCGGACGACCCTGCACGGCGAATTCGAGCGGGCCGCGACCGAACTGGAGGAGACGCTCGCCGCGCCGGCCGGGGAGGACGGCGCACCGGACGGCCGCGCGGCTCCGGAATGGCCCGCGATCACCATCCTCGCCGCGACGGTCGCCGATGTCGCGCGCGCGCTGATGGACGACGTCGGCCGGGTGCGGGGCGGCGACGTCGACGACGTGCTGTTCTGGGCGCAGGCGCTGGAGCACGCGGTGCAGGGGCATTGTCGCGACGCGACGCGCACGTCGGACGAAGCGGACGTGTTGAACAAGCGTCTTCATGCGCTGGCCGATACCGCGTTGCAGATGGCCTATGCGATGGAGTTCGGTTTTCTGCTCGACCCGGTGCGGAATCTGCTGTCGATCGGTTATGCGGTGGCCGAAGGACGGCTCGATCCGGGCAACTACGATCTGCTGGCATCGGAGGCTCGCCTGGCGAGTTTCGTCGCGATCGCGAAGGGCGATGTGCCGGCGCGGCACTGGTTCCGGCTCGGCCGCCTGGCGACGCCGATCGGGCACGGCGCGGCGCTGATCTCGTGGTCGGGATCGATGTTCGAATACCTGATGCCGTCGCTGGTGATGCGCGCGCCGGACAGCAGCCTGCTCGCGCGCACCAATCACCTGGTGGTGCGTCGGCAGATCGCCTATGGCGACGGGCTGCGCCTGCCGTGGGGCATGTCCGAATCGGCGTACAACACGCGCGACATCGAGCTGACCTATCAGTATTCGAGTTTCGGCGTGCCGGAGCTGGGGCTCAAGCGCGATCTCGACCAGAACCTGGTGGTCGCGCCCTATGCGACCGCGCTCGCGGCGATGGTCGCGCCGGACGCCGCCGCGCGCAACTTCGAGCGGTTGCGCGCGGCCGGCGCATGCGGGCGCTTCGGCTTCTACGAAGCGCTCGACTACACGCCCGCGCGCGTGCCGGAAGGCATGCCGGTTGCCATCGTGCGGGCGTTCATGGCGCATCACCAGGGCATGTCGATCGTGTCGATCGCCAATGCGCTGCTGGGCGGGCGCATTCGCACCTTCTTCCACGCCGAGCCCGCCGTCCGCGCCACCGAGCTGCTGTTGCAGGAGCGGGTACCGGGCCGGGTCGCGGCAGGGCGGCCGCGGGTCGACGCGAGCCCCGCCGGCAGGATGCATGGTATCGATGCCGGCGTCGCGCGGCGTCTGCTGTCGGCGAACGATCCCGCGCCCGTCACGCATCTGCTGTCCAACGGCCGCTACGCGGTGATGCTCACGTCCGCGGGTTCCGGCTACAGCCGCCGCGACGATCTGGCCGTCACGCGTTGGCGGGAGGACGCGACGCGCGACGATTGGGGCAGCTATCTGTATCTGCGCGACGCCGAGAGCGGCGACGTCTGGTCGGCCACGTGGCAGCCCACCGGCGTGGTGCCGGACAGCTACGAAGTGACGTTCACCGAGGATCGCGCCGAGTTCGTGCGTCGCGACGGCACCTTGACGACGTCGGTCGAGGTGGTGGTATCCGCCGAGGACGATGCGGAGGTGCGGCGGGTGTCGGTGGCCAATTCGGGCACCCGGGCCCGCGTGATCGAATTCACGTCCTACGCGGAAATCGTGCTCGCACCGCCCGCCGCCGATCACGCCCATCCCGCGTTCTCGAAACTGTTCATCGAGACCGAGTACGTGCCGGCGTCCGGCGCGATTCTGGCGACGCGGCGCAAGCGCGCGCCGAACGAGGCGGAGGTCTGGGCCGCCCATCTGGCGGTGACGTCCGGCGAAACCGTCGGCGCGGAAGAATTCGACACCGATCGATTGCGCTTCATCGGGCGCGGGCGCAGCGTTCGCCTGCCGCTTGCGCTGGCCGAACAGCGTGCGCTGAGCGCTTCCGAAGGCGCGGTGCTGGACGCGGCGTTCGCGTTGCGGCAGCGGCTGCGCATCGAGCCGGGCGCGAAGGCGAGCATCGTCTACTGGACCATCGTCGCGGATTCGCGCGCGCAGCTGCTCGACCTGGTCGACAAGCATCGCGACGGCGAATCGTTCGCGCGCGCGGCGATGCTCGCGTGGACCCAGGCGCAGGTGCAGCTGCGGCATAGCGCGGTGAGCCTCGACGAGGCCGCGTTGTTCCAGCAACTGGCCGGATACATGCTCTACAGCGATGCGTCGATGCGGCCGGGTTCCGCCGCGCTGCTGCGCCATGCGACGGCGGTGTCGGCGGCTGGCGGCGTGGGCGCGTCGCCGCTATGGACGCATGGCGTATCGGGGGATCTGCCGATCCTGCTGGTGCGGATCGACGACATCGAGCACATCGCCATGGTGCGGCAGCTGATCCGCGCGCACGAGTATTGGCGGATGAAGCGGCTCGAGGTCGATCTGGTCATCATCAACGAGCGCGCGGCGTCGTACGTGCAGGATTTGCAGGCGGCGCTCGAGGGGCTGGTGCGGACCCGGCAGCCGCCGGACGAAGCCGGGCGCGGCAGTATTTTCGTGCTGCGCGAGGACCTGATGGCGGCGGCGTCGCGCGCGCTGTTTCCGTCGGTCGCGCGCGCTGTGCTCGCCGCGCGCAACGGCCGGCTGGTGGACCAGTTGCGACGGCTCGCGGGCTCACCGCTGCCCGCTCGCCCGGATGCCGCGCGCGCGCCGCTGCCGCCGCCCGCGTGGCTGCCGCCGAAGGGCGCGCAGGCCGGCGCCGGTCTCGAATACTTCAACGGCATCGGCGGTTTCGCGCGCGGCGGCCGCGAATACGTCGTGATCCTGCAGCCCGGTCAATGCACTCCGATGCCGTGGGTCAACGTCATCGCGAATCCATCGTGCGGCTTCCTGACCTCGGCGGAAGGGGGCGGCTATACGTGGGTGACGAACAGCCGCGAGCATCCGCTGACGCCGTGGTCGAACGACCCGGTCACCGATCCGCCGAGCGAGGTGTTCTATGTGCGCGACGACGAGACCGGCATGCGCTGGGGGCCGCAGGCGGGTTCGATCGGCGACGATGCGCCGGGCGCGACGGCTTTCGTCGCGAGTCACGGCCAGGGCTACAGCCGGTTCGTGCATACCGCCGCCGAGGTCGCCGTCGAATTGCTGCAGTTCGTGCCGCTGGCCGATCCCGTCAAGATTTCCCGCCTGACCCTGCGCAACCTGTCGGACCGGCCCCGCCGGCTGTCCGTCGCCACCTATGCGGAGTGGGCGCTGGGCGCGTCGCGCAGCGTCGCGGCGCCGCACACCGCGAGCGAGATCGATCCGCCCACCGGCGCGCTGTTTGCCCGCAACGACTGGAGCCAGGCGTATCGCGGCAGGGTGGCGTTCGCCGATCTGTGCGGCCTGCAAACCTCCTGGAGCGCGGACCGGCGCGAGTTCATCGGCCGCAATGGCGTCCTGAGCGATCCCGCCGGTTTTCCGGGCCGCGTCGGCGCGTCGCCGCTGTCGGGCCGGGTCGGCGCCGGCCTCGACCCGTGTGCCGCGTTGCAGACCACGGTCGATCTCGAACCCGGCGGTGTCGTCGAAGTCGTCCTGCTGCTCGGCGAAGGCGCCGATGCGGCGGCGGCGCGGCAGTTGATCGAGCATTACCGTCAGGCGGAAATCGACGCGATATTCGCCGCCGTGACGGCGTTCTGGGACGAGACGCTCGGCGCAATCCAGGTCGAGACGCCGGACCGCGCGATGGATCTGATGCTGAACCGCTGGCTGCTGTACCAGACGCTGTCGTGCCGGATCTGGGCGCGTGCGGGCTTTTATCAGGCCAGCGGCGCGTACGGCTTTCGCGACCAGTTGCAGGACGGCATGGCGCTCGCGGTCGCCCGCCCGGACCTGACGCGCGAGCATCTGCTGCGGGCGGCGGCGCGCCAGTTTCCGGAGGGCGACACGCAGCACTGGTGGCTGCCGGAAAGCGGCAGCGGCGTACGCACGCGGATTTCCGACGACCGCGTCTGGCTCGCCCATGCGGTTGCGCACTACGTCGACGTCAGCGGCGACCGGGCGATTCTCGATGCGTCGATCCCGTTCATCGACGGGCGACCGCTGGCCGCCGACGAGCAGGATGCGTTCTTCATCCCGCGCATCTCGGAAACGAGCGCATCGCTGTTCGAGCATTGCGTGCGCGGGCTGGAGTCCAGTCTCGCGCAGGTCGGCGAGCATGGCCTGCCGCTGATCGGCACGGGCGACTGGAACGACGGCATGAACCGGGTCGGCGAGGCCGGGCGGGGCGAAAGCGTCTGGCTCGGGTGGTTCCTGCATGCGACGCTCACGGCGTTCGCCCCGCTCGCCACGGCGCACGGCTCGGGCGAACTGGCGGCGCGCTGGTTGACGCGCGCCGGCGCGTTGCGCGATGCGCTCGCCGATGCGGGGTGGGATGGCGAGTGGTATCGGCGCGGCTACTTCGACGACGGTACGCCGCTCGGCTCGGCTGGCAATGCCGAATGTTCGATCGACGCGATCGCGCAGTCGTGGAGCGTGCTGTCGGCTGCGGCGGACCCGGCGCGCGCCGCGCAGGCGATGGACGCGCTGGAAGCGCGGCTGATCCGCCGCGACGATGGCCTGGCGTTGCTGTTCGCGCCGCCGTTCGATCGATCGCCGGTCGATCCCGGCTATATCAAGGGCTATCCGCCGGGCATCCGGGAAAACGGCGGCCAGTACACGCATGCGGCCACGTGGTCGGTGCTCGCGTTCGCGCAAATGGGTGACGGCGATCGCGCCGCGAAACTGTTCGCGCTGCTCAATCCGGTCAATCGCAGCCGCACGCGCAGCGGCGCGAATCGCTATCGGGTGGAGCCATACGTGGTCGCGGCCGACGTCTATTCGGTCGCGCCGCACGTCGGCCGGGGCGGCTGGACCTGGTACACCGGCTCGGCGGGCTGGCTGTATCGCGCGGGCGTCGAAGGCCTGCTCGGCCTGCGCAGGCATGGCGACATGCTGTCCATTCAACCGTGCATACCGCGATCCTGGCCGGGCTTCAGGGCGACGCTGCGCCACGGTGCGTCGCACTACGACATCGTCGTCGAGAATCCGGACGACGTCAGCGGCGGCGTGTCCCGCCTCGTCGTGGATGGCGTGCGGCTCGCCGCCGGCGAAGCGGCGGTGCGGCTCGTGGACGACGGCCGGCGTCACAGCGTGGTCGTGACGCTGGGGACTGTGCAGGCGGTGCTTATGTGA